In the genome of Candidatus Nitrospira nitrosa, one region contains:
- the xrtA gene encoding exosortase A produces the protein MKEADHLSRPMREPIGSNAMVTGSLLVGLVGLLAILYYPVLYHMVVQWNDDPDYSHGFLIPFIVAYFIWERRQHILACPPQLDRLGVPLIGLGLCMLLVGLVGAELYMQRVSLLIVLAGGVLLILGREALKVLAFPIGFLLFMIPLPAIVINAIAFPLQLFAAKTATYCLDTFGIPVLREGNVIVLASTRLEVAEACSGIRSLQALVALGTVFAYFSQALLWKRWVLVMLSVPIAIAANAVRVSGTGVLAHYWGPEAAQGFYHTFEGWLIFLVAFVFLLLGGFVLSKLGRDQVGAGHHDMPTVPRPQPFALQKKPIGIAMGFLCCALLAVQSLSQGERIPTKQSLQNFPLTIAERWVGTELGLEEEVLKVLRLSEYIMRVYVPSSPMAPEARPISSTARTPGPVVRAIADRSSSNGPVWLYVGYYESQRTGATYHSPKNCLPGAGWQFVESTEMVVPVNDRSITVNEVTIQKGLDKQVIVYWYHDRGRVIASEYWAKAYLIWDAATKHRSDGALVRISVPVTTTVEAAQAQARMFLQDSWSLIVDFMPAS, from the coding sequence ATGAAAGAAGCAGATCATCTCTCTCGACCGATGAGAGAGCCCATCGGGTCCAATGCCATGGTGACCGGAAGTTTGCTGGTCGGCCTCGTGGGATTGCTGGCGATACTCTACTATCCTGTTCTTTATCACATGGTCGTGCAGTGGAATGATGACCCGGACTATTCTCATGGATTCTTGATTCCATTCATTGTGGCCTACTTTATTTGGGAACGACGTCAGCATATTCTTGCCTGCCCGCCTCAACTCGATCGTCTCGGTGTACCTCTGATCGGGCTTGGACTGTGTATGTTGCTGGTCGGCCTTGTCGGAGCCGAGTTGTATATGCAGCGGGTGTCGCTGCTGATTGTCCTTGCTGGCGGAGTGCTTCTGATTCTCGGGCGTGAAGCGCTCAAAGTTCTCGCGTTTCCAATCGGGTTTTTGCTGTTCATGATCCCGCTTCCTGCCATCGTGATCAATGCAATCGCCTTCCCGCTGCAGTTGTTTGCGGCCAAGACGGCCACATACTGTCTCGATACGTTCGGTATTCCCGTGTTGCGGGAGGGAAATGTCATCGTGTTGGCGAGCACGCGGCTTGAAGTGGCTGAGGCCTGCAGCGGAATTCGTTCTCTGCAGGCTTTAGTAGCCTTAGGGACAGTGTTTGCATACTTTTCCCAGGCCCTGCTGTGGAAACGGTGGGTCTTGGTGATGCTCTCTGTTCCCATCGCGATTGCGGCGAATGCGGTGCGAGTGAGTGGCACAGGGGTCTTGGCCCACTACTGGGGCCCTGAAGCGGCTCAAGGGTTTTACCATACCTTTGAGGGCTGGTTGATCTTTCTGGTGGCGTTTGTGTTTCTCCTCCTGGGAGGTTTCGTACTCTCGAAGTTAGGCCGAGATCAGGTTGGCGCAGGCCACCATGATATGCCCACTGTTCCACGCCCACAGCCGTTTGCACTGCAGAAGAAACCGATCGGGATTGCGATGGGCTTCCTGTGCTGTGCGCTCCTTGCTGTGCAGTCACTATCCCAAGGAGAACGCATTCCCACAAAACAGTCCCTTCAGAACTTCCCACTCACCATTGCCGAGCGTTGGGTTGGAACAGAACTGGGTTTAGAGGAAGAGGTCCTGAAGGTGCTCCGACTCTCTGAATACATCATGCGGGTGTATGTCCCGAGTTCTCCCATGGCACCTGAAGCACGACCGATTTCATCAACGGCGCGCACGCCAGGACCTGTCGTCCGGGCAATCGCTGATCGCTCATCGTCGAACGGGCCGGTGTGGCTCTATGTGGGTTATTATGAGTCACAACGAACCGGTGCTACGTATCACTCACCGAAGAACTGTCTTCCCGGGGCCGGATGGCAATTTGTCGAGTCTACGGAGATGGTGGTTCCGGTGAATGATCGTTCCATCACGGTGAACGAGGTGACGATACAGAAAGGGCTTGATAAGCAGGTGATTGTGTATTGGTATCATGATCGTGGGCGGGTGATTGCCAGTGAGTATTGGGCCAAAGCGTATTTGATTTGGGATGCCGCAACCAAACATCGATCAGATGGCGCATTGGTTCGGATTTCAGTGCCTGTGACGACGACGGTGGAAGCGGCACAAGCGCAGGCGCGCATGTTCCTTCAAGACTCATGGTCGTTGATCGTTGATTTCATGCCAGCAAGCTGA
- a CDS encoding glycosyltransferase, which translates to MMHGQNIICFANDWDADPTSKHQVMKILARSNRVLWVNSIGLRRPGASAGDASRMLQKLKKFLQGPVSVMPNLHVVTPLVIPFHDIKGVPTFNAWFLARYIRYQATRLGMSDFQVWTFMPTMASVIAHLRPQKVIYYCVDEWSAFSFLNAKLMADMEAEVIRQSDLVITSAETLYESKRALHPQTYLVSHGVDSEHFGKATSADTAVPREVATLPHPVIGFWGLIHEWIDLELIAEVAAKRPQWSFVLIGKSGVDCSVLEQVPNVHLLGVRSYDTLPAFAKGFTVGIMPFRINRLTDNVNPIKLREYLAAGLPVVSTPLREARAYQHVVRFGSTATEFTAALDEAVGIRQGLDSRVFLDAVADETWVSKVQYISELVDGLNSSTLSKSRGR; encoded by the coding sequence ATGATGCATGGGCAGAATATTATCTGTTTTGCGAATGATTGGGATGCGGATCCGACCAGCAAACATCAGGTTATGAAGATTCTTGCGAGAAGCAATCGTGTGCTGTGGGTGAATTCTATCGGATTGCGGCGGCCAGGGGCATCTGCGGGAGATGCATCGAGAATGCTGCAAAAGCTCAAGAAGTTCCTGCAAGGGCCTGTGAGTGTCATGCCCAATTTACATGTCGTGACTCCTCTGGTGATTCCCTTTCACGACATCAAGGGAGTTCCGACATTTAATGCGTGGTTTCTCGCTCGGTATATACGATATCAGGCCACCCGCTTAGGGATGAGCGACTTTCAAGTCTGGACGTTTATGCCGACGATGGCTTCGGTGATTGCCCACTTACGACCTCAAAAAGTTATTTATTATTGTGTGGACGAGTGGTCTGCCTTCAGCTTCCTCAATGCGAAGCTGATGGCAGACATGGAAGCTGAGGTGATTCGACAGAGCGATCTTGTCATTACATCAGCAGAGACGCTCTACGAGAGTAAGCGGGCCCTTCACCCGCAGACCTACCTGGTCTCACATGGGGTTGATAGCGAGCATTTTGGGAAAGCCACTTCTGCTGATACCGCTGTTCCGAGAGAGGTGGCAACACTGCCGCATCCTGTGATCGGGTTTTGGGGACTGATTCATGAGTGGATCGATCTCGAACTGATCGCAGAGGTTGCGGCGAAGCGACCGCAGTGGTCTTTTGTGCTGATCGGAAAGAGCGGCGTCGATTGCAGTGTGCTCGAGCAGGTACCCAATGTGCACCTCTTGGGTGTTCGGTCGTATGACACATTACCGGCATTTGCAAAGGGGTTTACGGTCGGCATCATGCCGTTCAGGATTAATCGGCTAACCGACAATGTGAATCCTATCAAGCTGCGTGAATATTTGGCCGCCGGGCTCCCGGTCGTCTCCACGCCCTTGCGAGAGGCGAGAGCGTACCAGCATGTGGTGAGGTTTGGCTCGACGGCAACGGAGTTTACTGCCGCATTGGACGAGGCGGTCGGAATTCGTCAGGGGTTGGACTCCCGGGTCTTTCTGGATGCCGTAGCCGATGAAACGTGGGTTTCTAAGGTTCAGTACATCTCAGAATTGGTCGACGGGTTGAACAGTTCCACGCTCTCTAAGAGCCGGGGGCGGTAG
- the asnB gene encoding asparagine synthase (glutamine-hydrolyzing), which produces MCGIAGIVHLNRAGTVRQEQLHAMANTLVHRGPDDEGFFIDGPVGLAHRRLSIIDVSQGHQPMFNEDDRLAIVFNGEIYNHAQLRSRLEVAGHRYRTHSDTESILHAYEEFGDEFESQLTGMFAFAIWDRVRKRLVLSRDRLGIKPLYYAIVGNQLVFASEIKALLTIEEIERQVDYDALDAYLSLRYVPGEKTLFRGIFKLLPGHTLVVEEGMWTVRQYWDLTFHPEPRDESQLKAELEKLLFEVCQDHLMSEVPYGVFLSGGIDSSTVVAVLHRILKDPVRTFTVGYEQAADVNEFDYAGLVSRATGSEHHELRLSAQDFAEWIPQLVWHLDEPVGDAACIPLYFLARYAKPRATVLESGEGADEIFGGYSIYHKMLTMARTRALMPASVSTLLSRLGETVGGGGKLSRYCRLFGKPLSQAYRGVSGHFLEGMRHTLIRPEWGVSEGGYNYLSHTLSSCFARVRNCDPLNQMLYIDSKTWLPDDLLIKADKMTMAASVELRVPFLDHRLVEFAAGLPTDYKIKGRITKYLLKQVVEPYLPREIVHRPKRGFPVPVADWFRGGLYDVAHDVLLGRNSRIVDYLHRAEIAALLQRHKAGGVDFSNELWGLLVLEYWFQRFGVRT; this is translated from the coding sequence ATGTGTGGAATCGCGGGAATTGTACATCTAAACAGAGCGGGGACTGTTCGACAGGAGCAGCTTCACGCGATGGCGAATACCCTTGTGCATCGGGGGCCTGATGATGAGGGGTTTTTTATTGACGGACCCGTGGGGTTGGCGCATCGACGGTTGAGCATTATTGATGTCAGTCAGGGGCATCAACCCATGTTTAACGAAGACGATCGCCTCGCAATCGTCTTCAACGGAGAGATTTACAATCACGCTCAATTACGGAGTCGATTGGAGGTCGCCGGCCATCGGTATCGGACACATTCCGATACGGAATCCATCCTGCATGCCTATGAAGAATTTGGAGACGAGTTTGAGTCTCAGCTGACGGGCATGTTTGCCTTTGCCATTTGGGATCGAGTGCGGAAGCGATTGGTATTGTCCAGAGACAGACTCGGGATTAAGCCACTCTACTATGCCATCGTTGGCAATCAGCTGGTGTTTGCTTCGGAGATCAAGGCGCTGCTCACCATTGAGGAGATCGAGCGTCAGGTCGATTACGACGCACTCGATGCGTACCTGAGTTTACGGTATGTGCCGGGAGAGAAGACGCTATTTCGGGGGATCTTTAAACTATTGCCGGGACATACCCTGGTGGTGGAAGAGGGGATGTGGACGGTCCGACAATATTGGGATCTTACTTTCCATCCGGAACCTCGAGATGAGTCTCAGCTCAAAGCGGAGTTGGAAAAACTACTCTTCGAAGTCTGTCAAGATCATTTGATGAGTGAAGTGCCGTATGGCGTATTTCTTAGCGGCGGGATTGATTCCAGTACTGTTGTGGCTGTGCTGCATCGCATCCTGAAGGATCCGGTTCGGACATTTACCGTTGGGTATGAGCAGGCTGCAGATGTGAATGAATTCGACTATGCCGGGCTCGTCAGTCGGGCTACGGGATCTGAGCATCATGAGTTGCGCCTATCGGCTCAAGACTTTGCCGAATGGATCCCTCAGCTCGTGTGGCACCTTGATGAGCCTGTGGGAGATGCTGCCTGTATCCCATTGTATTTCTTGGCGCGGTATGCCAAGCCGCGTGCCACAGTTCTTGAATCAGGAGAAGGGGCCGACGAGATTTTTGGAGGGTACTCGATCTATCACAAGATGCTCACCATGGCACGGACGCGAGCGTTAATGCCTGCGTCTGTATCCACTTTGCTCAGTCGGCTTGGAGAGACTGTCGGTGGAGGGGGGAAACTATCTCGGTATTGTCGCCTCTTTGGGAAACCACTTTCGCAGGCCTATCGTGGCGTCTCCGGGCATTTTCTCGAAGGTATGCGGCATACGTTGATCAGACCAGAGTGGGGAGTCTCTGAGGGAGGGTACAACTATCTCTCCCACACGCTCTCATCATGTTTCGCCCGTGTGCGGAATTGCGATCCACTCAATCAAATGCTCTACATCGATTCGAAGACGTGGCTGCCGGATGATCTGTTAATTAAGGCAGATAAGATGACGATGGCTGCATCCGTCGAGTTGCGGGTGCCGTTTCTTGATCACCGGCTCGTGGAATTTGCCGCAGGGCTTCCCACCGATTATAAGATCAAAGGCCGAATAACCAAATATTTGCTGAAGCAAGTTGTCGAGCCGTATCTGCCGCGTGAAATTGTGCATCGTCCGAAGAGGGGGTTTCCTGTTCCTGTGGCTGATTGGTTTCGAGGAGGGTTATATGACGTGGCGCATGATGTATTGCTGGGACGGAATAGCCGCATCGTTGACTATCTTCACAGAGCCGAAATAGCCGCTCTTTTGCAGCGGCATAAGGCAGGTGGCGTTGATTTCTCGAATGAACTCTGGGGGTTGTTGGTCTTGGAGTATTGGTTTCAACGATTTGGAGTACGGACATGA
- a CDS encoding D-glucuronyl C5-epimerase family protein encodes MSGKRTVSQLQHALRALKREAVGFTFSFPLQARVHAACAGALEYYIVSDVLFLDDMRFDAQGVVQKVYRAQGPQYNPLFIAWWGLHRLGVFHATGDSDALKDFWVQIEWLRLHALRRQDEAVVWPCAFDWQEGAARLKSPWISAMYQSVVISALVRAYRLKKDSELIDLCLKATKVFSLSIEDGGVRTVMGRGALYEEYPVYPLPRVLDGFLFSLLGLYDLAVETGAPQIHGLFADGVCGLREALGMWDYRGKWSWYGTHGYLCPPHYHQLNACLLELVGTLVGDEELVVRAHRWFPPKRSWLDQAEIYSAFLLTKNLARLRLPRN; translated from the coding sequence ATGAGTGGGAAACGGACAGTGTCTCAACTTCAGCATGCGTTACGCGCGCTGAAGCGCGAAGCGGTCGGATTCACCTTCTCGTTTCCGTTACAGGCGCGCGTGCACGCGGCGTGTGCAGGGGCACTGGAGTACTACATTGTCAGCGATGTTCTCTTTTTAGATGATATGCGCTTCGATGCGCAAGGCGTGGTGCAGAAAGTGTATCGAGCGCAGGGTCCACAATACAATCCTCTGTTTATTGCGTGGTGGGGGTTGCATCGGCTAGGGGTCTTTCATGCCACCGGGGACTCGGACGCGTTAAAGGATTTCTGGGTGCAAATCGAGTGGCTGCGATTGCATGCCCTGCGACGACAGGATGAGGCGGTTGTCTGGCCCTGTGCCTTTGATTGGCAAGAAGGAGCCGCGCGACTGAAGTCCCCCTGGATCTCCGCGATGTATCAAAGCGTCGTGATCAGCGCGCTTGTGCGGGCCTATCGCTTGAAGAAGGATTCCGAGTTGATCGACCTGTGTCTCAAGGCCACAAAAGTATTTTCCCTCTCGATTGAAGATGGAGGAGTACGTACTGTGATGGGGCGCGGCGCGCTGTACGAGGAGTATCCAGTGTATCCACTTCCTCGGGTCTTAGATGGGTTCTTATTCAGCTTGTTGGGGCTGTACGATTTGGCGGTCGAAACGGGCGCGCCACAGATTCATGGTCTCTTTGCGGATGGTGTGTGCGGTCTGCGCGAGGCCCTTGGTATGTGGGACTATCGCGGGAAGTGGAGCTGGTATGGGACGCATGGGTATCTTTGTCCGCCTCATTATCATCAATTGAATGCGTGTTTGCTCGAGTTGGTTGGGACGCTGGTAGGTGATGAGGAGCTGGTGGTCCGTGCGCACCGATGGTTTCCACCGAAACGATCCTGGCTCGACCAGGCCGAAATTTATAGTGCTTTTCTGCTCACCAAGAATCTGGCGCGGCTTCGCCTTCCGAGGAACTAG
- a CDS encoding right-handed parallel beta-helix repeat-containing protein has product MIHLTRFNHHAISAGLCLSMGWPVLAFSETLPQLPVIPDISCGTSSGKTTVVPSGGKLQAAIDAASPGDRILLEAGATFVGPITLKVKPGTGCITIRTSAPDSALPPTGERISPAYANVMAKIVSPGLNQHAIKTEYGAHHYRLLGLEVTKQNNDAFVSQLIELGDGLMTELSQVPHHIELDRMYVHGLPTSALKFCILLNSASSTVKNSYIADCKERGFDSQAIGGWTGPGPFVILNNYLEGAGENVMFGGADPRIPNLVPSDIEIRKNLFTKPLRWKIGDASYAGIPWQIKNLFELKNARRVLIDGNIFEYSWVHAQVGYGIMITVRNQSNRAPWSVTEDITFTNNIVKHTANGFALSGLDSNYASQPTKRVLIKNNLFLDIGNPQWGGGGRLFQISNGPSDVTIEHNTGFQTGQILYAAGSIPGLNFIFRDNIAPHNAYGVFGDGAGVGLATLNKYFPEFKFSTNVLISNPFPKNYPSDNFNSAGVTAVGFTNVATGNYSLNPTSPYSQKGTDNTDIGINWSQLQAALRVETGNISSHSDSHLAAPALTIGP; this is encoded by the coding sequence ATGATCCATCTCACGCGATTCAATCACCATGCGATTTCAGCTGGACTGTGCCTCTCAATGGGGTGGCCAGTCCTGGCCTTCAGCGAGACGCTTCCTCAGCTGCCGGTGATCCCGGATATTAGTTGCGGGACTTCGTCCGGCAAGACCACAGTGGTTCCTAGTGGAGGCAAACTACAAGCCGCAATCGATGCGGCCTCTCCTGGAGATAGAATCCTGCTTGAAGCCGGTGCGACATTCGTCGGTCCTATTACCCTAAAAGTGAAACCGGGCACCGGCTGCATCACCATCCGCACCTCCGCTCCAGACTCTGCCCTGCCGCCGACTGGCGAGCGTATCTCTCCGGCGTATGCCAACGTGATGGCGAAAATTGTGTCACCAGGATTGAATCAGCACGCAATTAAAACCGAATATGGTGCGCATCACTATCGACTGCTGGGTCTCGAAGTCACAAAGCAGAACAACGACGCATTCGTCTCCCAGCTGATTGAGCTGGGTGACGGGCTAATGACCGAGCTCTCACAAGTCCCACACCACATTGAGCTGGACAGAATGTACGTCCACGGGTTGCCGACATCGGCGCTCAAGTTTTGCATACTGCTCAACAGCGCTTCCTCCACAGTCAAGAACTCGTACATCGCCGATTGCAAGGAACGTGGTTTCGACTCCCAAGCCATTGGAGGGTGGACCGGCCCTGGCCCGTTTGTGATTCTCAACAACTATCTGGAGGGAGCGGGAGAAAATGTCATGTTCGGTGGAGCGGACCCACGCATTCCGAATCTCGTTCCATCGGACATCGAGATCCGCAAGAACCTCTTCACGAAGCCGTTACGGTGGAAAATTGGAGACGCATCCTATGCGGGAATCCCATGGCAAATCAAGAATCTGTTTGAACTGAAGAATGCTCGACGGGTTTTGATTGATGGGAATATCTTCGAATATAGCTGGGTACACGCTCAGGTTGGCTACGGCATTATGATCACCGTTCGCAACCAGAGTAACCGAGCACCCTGGTCCGTAACTGAGGACATCACCTTCACAAACAATATTGTGAAGCATACGGCTAATGGCTTTGCCCTCTCTGGCCTTGACAGCAACTATGCCAGTCAACCCACGAAGCGCGTGTTGATTAAAAATAATCTCTTCCTGGATATCGGCAATCCACAATGGGGTGGCGGCGGTCGGTTGTTTCAGATTTCCAACGGTCCCTCGGATGTCACGATCGAACACAATACCGGATTTCAGACAGGCCAAATACTGTACGCGGCGGGGAGTATACCGGGTCTAAACTTTATCTTCCGCGACAACATCGCGCCTCACAACGCCTACGGAGTGTTCGGTGACGGAGCAGGCGTCGGTCTAGCCACGCTGAACAAGTACTTCCCAGAGTTCAAGTTCAGCACGAATGTCCTGATCTCGAATCCATTTCCCAAGAATTATCCGTCGGACAATTTCAACTCGGCGGGAGTTACTGCCGTCGGATTTACAAACGTTGCGACCGGCAACTACAGCCTCAACCCGACCAGCCCTTATTCCCAAAAAGGTACCGATAATACCGACATCGGCATTAATTGGTCACAACTGCAAGCGGCACTCCGTGTAGAGACAGGCAACATCTCATCTCACTCCGATAGCCATTTAGCCGCCCCAGCTCTAACCATCGGTCCCTAG
- a CDS encoding right-handed parallel beta-helix repeat-containing protein — protein MIIGRKIRFINLVAASLIVACIATRLPTNESLAAVAVLPQSTVDVTMPAAPALITVCSSGCTYKNSQLQMAIDAALPGTTIQLKAGEIYQSPPDDKGFILRNKAGSGWIVIRTSTPDSQFAPPGERLTASDAPKLPKLERTGTYGMTCEPDAHNYRLIGLEFRNPGNSATGHSSGALIHCGRFETTVDDQPHHIVFDRVYVHGPSLAGQDVRFGVILQGRHQAVIDSWISDIKHNYSEANAIASWGAAGPLRIEDNYIEGSSINILIGGADPLVPNLTPSDITIVKNTIAKPLRWKNAEFALLSIKNLLELKHAQRVLIEGNTFEGVWPDAQAGFAFMLTPRQGSGVGAKCGPAGSPGCAPWTIVQDVTIRNNKVKAASNGVAISGRDPGGPYTYATRSGSRFTIRNNILEGLGGYSGGGIVFAVGNGPSDVTITHNTVAKFNAANLDGKGLELQGGSPSTSARLVFQDNILPARKYPLFGSVGGCSTTALATYAPGFLWTHNAIAGPWPTPAGCTTGILPGWSAENAFPASESALGYENYASGIYRLTSASPFRLAGSDGKDLGVDYVEYVAAHGLWP, from the coding sequence ATGATTATCGGGAGGAAGATTCGATTCATCAATCTGGTCGCCGCTTCGTTGATCGTCGCTTGTATCGCTACAAGATTGCCCACCAATGAATCCCTTGCGGCAGTCGCAGTGCTCCCCCAGTCAACTGTTGATGTGACGATGCCCGCCGCACCGGCTCTCATCACGGTCTGTAGCTCCGGCTGTACCTATAAGAATTCGCAACTACAGATGGCCATTGACGCGGCGCTACCAGGTACGACCATACAGTTGAAAGCCGGTGAAATCTATCAGTCACCTCCAGATGATAAGGGCTTTATTCTACGCAATAAGGCGGGGTCTGGCTGGATCGTTATTCGAACCAGTACACCGGATAGTCAGTTCGCTCCGCCAGGCGAACGTCTGACTGCCAGTGATGCGCCAAAACTCCCGAAGCTTGAACGAACTGGAACGTATGGGATGACCTGTGAGCCGGATGCACACAACTATCGCCTTATCGGCTTGGAGTTCCGCAATCCAGGTAACAGTGCTACTGGCCATTCTTCCGGCGCCCTTATTCATTGCGGGCGATTTGAAACAACTGTGGACGACCAGCCCCACCATATTGTTTTTGATCGCGTGTATGTTCATGGCCCATCACTTGCCGGGCAAGATGTTCGGTTTGGCGTGATCCTGCAGGGGCGACATCAGGCGGTCATTGACTCATGGATCTCGGATATCAAGCACAACTACTCTGAGGCAAACGCCATAGCGAGTTGGGGAGCTGCAGGCCCATTACGGATCGAAGACAATTACATCGAAGGATCTTCGATCAACATTCTTATCGGAGGGGCAGATCCGCTTGTGCCGAATCTCACACCGTCCGATATCACGATTGTCAAGAATACGATTGCCAAGCCGCTCCGTTGGAAGAATGCAGAATTTGCACTCTTGAGCATCAAGAATCTGCTTGAGCTCAAACATGCTCAACGGGTGTTGATCGAGGGCAATACGTTTGAAGGTGTGTGGCCTGATGCGCAGGCGGGTTTTGCGTTCATGCTCACTCCGAGGCAAGGTTCGGGAGTCGGTGCAAAGTGTGGTCCAGCTGGTTCCCCGGGTTGTGCTCCATGGACGATCGTCCAAGACGTCACGATTCGGAATAATAAGGTGAAAGCTGCTTCAAACGGTGTTGCTATTTCCGGCCGTGATCCTGGTGGGCCCTATACGTATGCAACTCGTTCAGGAAGCCGGTTCACAATTCGGAATAACATCTTGGAAGGGCTTGGAGGGTATTCAGGGGGCGGTATTGTTTTTGCCGTTGGCAATGGCCCTAGCGATGTCACGATCACTCACAATACGGTTGCAAAGTTCAATGCGGCCAACCTTGATGGAAAAGGATTAGAGCTGCAGGGCGGCTCGCCATCCACCTCAGCCAGGCTTGTATTTCAGGATAATATTCTCCCTGCTCGAAAGTATCCGTTGTTTGGATCCGTCGGAGGTTGTTCCACTACCGCACTCGCCACATATGCTCCAGGATTTCTATGGACCCATAATGCGATCGCTGGCCCATGGCCAACTCCCGCCGGCTGTACGACGGGAATTCTTCCTGGGTGGAGTGCAGAGAACGCATTCCCTGCGAGTGAGTCAGCCCTCGGATATGAAAATTACGCATCGGGGATTTATCGGCTAACAAGTGCCAGCCCATTTAGGCTTGCGGGATCAGACGGGAAGGATCTTGGTGTCGACTACGTTGAATATGTCGCGGCTCATGGCTTGTGGCCGTAG
- a CDS encoding IS110 family RNA-guided transposase has translation MMCYAGIDLHATNSVLVVIDEADRVLYQKRLRNDLAVIFTALTPYQTTLQGVVVESTYNWYWLVDGLMEAGYRVHLAHAPALPQYSGLKHVDDQHDAQWLAHLLRLGLLPTGYIYPKAERAVRDLLRKRSQLVRHKTMVVLSLQSLLTRLTGNRLSLPRLRQLTPEGIQALVPFPEHVQSVSSSLAVLQCLEHEIHTIEGTVREAGRTQPGYVLLQTVPGIGPILAGTILLEAGDLRRFATVGHFASYCRCVGSEHVSNGKRKGAGNTKNGNKYLSWAFIEAAHFAIRYEAVIRTYYQRKQARTHPLVALKAVAHKLARACYHMLRAQVPFDLSRAFG, from the coding sequence ATGATGTGTTATGCGGGCATTGATCTCCATGCCACGAATAGTGTGCTGGTCGTGATTGATGAAGCGGATCGAGTGCTGTATCAGAAACGCCTCCGCAATGACCTGGCCGTGATCTTCACGGCCTTAACACCGTATCAGACCACGCTGCAGGGCGTGGTCGTTGAGTCCACCTATAATTGGTACTGGTTAGTCGACGGGCTCATGGAAGCAGGGTACCGGGTCCACCTCGCTCATGCACCAGCCCTGCCGCAGTATAGTGGGCTCAAGCATGTTGACGATCAACACGATGCGCAGTGGTTAGCCCATTTACTCCGGCTAGGTTTGCTCCCTACCGGGTACATTTACCCCAAAGCGGAACGGGCCGTGCGGGACTTGTTGCGGAAGCGCAGTCAGTTGGTTCGGCACAAGACCATGGTCGTGCTGAGCCTACAAAGCCTGCTGACACGACTGACTGGCAATCGGCTCTCCCTCCCTCGGCTTCGACAGCTCACCCCAGAGGGCATTCAGGCACTTGTGCCATTTCCCGAACATGTGCAATCGGTCAGCAGTTCGTTGGCTGTGCTGCAATGTCTGGAGCACGAGATTCACACGATTGAGGGCACGGTTCGGGAAGCGGGGCGGACTCAGCCGGGCTATGTGCTCTTACAGACCGTCCCCGGAATCGGGCCGATCTTGGCGGGCACCATTCTCCTGGAAGCCGGTGACCTGCGGCGGTTTGCGACCGTGGGACACTTCGCCTCCTACTGTCGCTGTGTCGGCAGCGAACATGTGAGTAACGGCAAACGCAAAGGGGCTGGCAACACGAAGAACGGCAACAAGTATTTAAGCTGGGCGTTCATCGAGGCGGCGCACTTCGCCATTCGCTATGAGGCCGTGATTCGCACGTATTATCAGCGCAAGCAGGCACGGACGCATCCCCTTGTGGCGCTGAAGGCCGTGGCCCATAAATTGGCGCGGGCCTGCTATCACATGCTCCGTGCGCAGGTGCCATTCGATCTGTCCCGCGCTTTTGGCTAG
- a CDS encoding serine O-acetyltransferase, with protein MKTSNRQETLLRLLAEDIRAKARWCYDSTAWRSILKTLLTDGTAAMMWYRLMQWSRRWQLTPLELLFNKLNVICCNCIIGRGAEFGPGLVFIHSTGIVINGQVRGGSHIYLEHQVTIGAQRRASPILGDRIFIGAGAKIVGAVTIGNDVNIGANAVVLSDIPNGATAVGIPAKVVRIRSVPSSSS; from the coding sequence ATGAAGACCTCAAACCGACAGGAAACCCTTCTCCGTCTACTCGCTGAAGACATCCGAGCAAAAGCACGTTGGTGCTACGACAGCACCGCCTGGCGATCGATCCTCAAAACTCTGCTGACGGACGGAACAGCGGCAATGATGTGGTATCGTCTCATGCAATGGTCTCGGCGATGGCAACTGACCCCGCTTGAACTACTTTTCAACAAACTGAATGTGATCTGTTGCAATTGCATTATCGGTCGTGGAGCAGAGTTTGGCCCAGGTCTGGTATTCATCCACTCGACCGGGATCGTGATCAATGGTCAGGTACGCGGAGGGTCCCATATCTATCTTGAACATCAGGTAACGATAGGCGCGCAACGAAGGGCGAGCCCCATCCTCGGAGATCGTATCTTCATCGGAGCTGGAGCGAAAATCGTGGGGGCGGTGACCATTGGAAACGATGTCAACATCGGGGCCAATGCCGTAGTACTGAGCGATATCCCCAATGGAGCCACGGCAGTCGGCATACCGGCAAAGGTCGTTCGGATCAGAAGCGTCCCGTCCTCATCTTCCTAA